The Pseudomonas asiatica genome has a segment encoding these proteins:
- a CDS encoding cobalt-precorrin-6A reductase, producing the protein MNGRILLLGGVTEALAIARRLGPQHVYSLAGIGRVPQDLQCQVRVGGFGGAEGLASYLHEAGITLLIDATHPYAAQISRNAANAARMAGIPCWALRRPAWQAQTGDDWREVEDWAGLIEALKPFRRPLFTLGREPLQHLDEIPPEQFWTLRALEACPGNDRCEVIGARGPFHIEDERALFQRRKIDVLISKNSGSVATEPKLEVARELGIPVLILKRPALPDVDRAFDSPADLAAALDLRG; encoded by the coding sequence ATGAACGGGCGCATCCTGCTGCTGGGCGGCGTCACTGAAGCCCTGGCCATCGCTCGCCGCCTGGGCCCGCAGCACGTCTACAGCCTGGCAGGCATCGGCCGGGTGCCGCAGGACCTGCAATGCCAGGTTCGGGTCGGCGGCTTTGGCGGTGCCGAAGGGCTGGCCAGCTACCTGCACGAGGCAGGCATCACGTTGCTGATCGATGCTACCCATCCCTATGCCGCACAGATCAGCCGCAATGCGGCCAACGCCGCACGCATGGCCGGTATCCCGTGCTGGGCCTTGCGCCGCCCGGCCTGGCAGGCGCAAACGGGGGACGACTGGCGCGAGGTCGAGGACTGGGCGGGGTTGATCGAGGCACTCAAGCCGTTTCGCAGGCCATTGTTCACACTGGGGCGTGAGCCGCTGCAACATCTGGACGAGATACCGCCGGAGCAGTTCTGGACCTTGCGTGCGCTGGAGGCGTGCCCTGGCAATGATCGCTGCGAAGTGATTGGCGCGCGCGGGCCGTTCCATATCGAGGATGAGCGGGCGTTGTTCCAGCGCCGCAAGATCGATGTACTGATCAGCAAGAACAGCGGCAGCGTGGCGACCGAACCGAAGCTGGAAGTGGCGCGGGAGCTGGGGATACCCGTGCTGATCCTGAAGCGACCGGCTTTGCCGGATGTGGACCGGGCATTCGACTCGCCAGCCGACCTGGCTGCGGCACTCGACCTGCGCGGATAA
- a CDS encoding copper chaperone PCu(A)C, whose translation MLKHALVMAALLLPGAFANAHEYSVGDLHIAHPWSLQLPPNAPNVAAYFVVHNNGQADDRLLGVDSPISDDAQLHEHAMSASGAMKMQQVPSVVVPAGKDLTFAPSAYHVMLMQPKDRSLLSDGKRFPLTLHFEKAGDITVDVAVQKQAPTDQPQAHEHAH comes from the coding sequence ATGCTCAAGCACGCCCTCGTCATGGCCGCCCTGCTGCTGCCCGGCGCCTTTGCCAATGCCCACGAATACAGCGTGGGTGACCTGCACATCGCCCACCCCTGGTCACTGCAGCTGCCCCCCAACGCCCCCAACGTCGCGGCGTATTTCGTGGTGCACAACAATGGCCAGGCCGACGACCGCCTGCTCGGTGTCGACAGCCCCATCAGCGATGACGCACAACTGCACGAGCATGCCATGAGCGCCAGCGGTGCCATGAAGATGCAGCAGGTGCCCAGCGTGGTGGTGCCCGCAGGCAAGGACCTGACCTTCGCCCCCAGCGCCTACCATGTGATGCTGATGCAGCCCAAGGACCGCAGCCTGCTCAGCGACGGCAAGCGCTTCCCGTTGACCCTGCACTTCGAAAAGGCCGGCGATATCACCGTCGATGTGGCCGTGCAGAAGCAGGCGCCGACGGACCAGCCGCAAGCCCACGAACACGCGCACTGA
- a CDS encoding NfeD family protein, whose translation MEMQWWIWLVFGIALILLELVLPTFFILWFGIGAVLVSLISLAAPSLQLDMQVLLWVLMSSVTTALWFKLFRRKQPDVRWTAESVIGEVGLLTAGVSEFQKGRVRFQKPILGSEEWTCVANSEIAAGERVRLTAIEGNTARVIRA comes from the coding sequence ATGGAAATGCAATGGTGGATCTGGCTGGTCTTCGGCATCGCGCTGATCCTGCTCGAACTGGTCCTGCCGACGTTTTTCATCCTCTGGTTCGGCATCGGCGCCGTGCTGGTGTCGCTCATTTCGCTGGCCGCCCCCAGCCTGCAACTGGACATGCAGGTGCTGCTGTGGGTGCTGATGTCGTCAGTTACCACGGCACTGTGGTTCAAGCTGTTCCGGCGCAAGCAACCAGACGTGCGCTGGACCGCCGAAAGCGTGATCGGTGAAGTAGGGCTGCTGACTGCTGGTGTTTCGGAGTTCCAGAAAGGCCGTGTGCGCTTCCAGAAGCCTATCCTCGGCAGCGAGGAATGGACCTGCGTCGCCAACAGCGAGATCGCGGCCGGCGAGCGGGTACGCCTGACCGCCATCGAAGGGAACACCGCCCGGGTCATCCGGGCCTGA
- a CDS encoding cobalt-precorrin-5B (C(1))-methyltransferase: protein MREETREQPAPLRSGLTTGSCATATSLAAARLLLGGESNDAVSITLPKGKVVQMRLEFCRLTGQGAEAGTLKDAGDDPDVTHGALLYSQVRLLAEPGIRFVAGTGVGTVTRPGLVLAVGEPAINPVPRRMISEHLQRLADECSYSGGFEVTVNVQGGEQLALKTMNPRLGILGGLSILGTSGIVRPFSCAAYIASIHQGIDVAHTNGYTHIAACTGNASEDTMRRVYGLPEIALIEMGDFVGAVLKHLRKVPVPRLTLCGGFGKISKLAAGHMDLHSRHSSIDLPQLAGWAADIGADEALQASIITANTSQQALALAHAAGIPLGDAVCAHALAFARSVVPAQVQVEVFAIDRQGGIVGRAGVQ, encoded by the coding sequence ATGCGTGAAGAAACCCGCGAACAGCCCGCCCCCCTGCGCAGCGGCCTGACCACCGGCAGCTGCGCCACCGCCACCAGCCTGGCGGCAGCACGCTTGCTGCTCGGTGGCGAGAGCAACGACGCCGTCAGCATAACCCTGCCCAAAGGCAAGGTGGTGCAGATGCGCCTGGAGTTCTGCCGCCTCACCGGCCAAGGTGCCGAAGCGGGCACGCTCAAGGACGCCGGCGACGACCCGGACGTGACCCATGGCGCCCTGCTCTATAGCCAGGTGCGCCTGCTGGCCGAACCGGGCATCCGTTTTGTCGCCGGCACCGGCGTCGGCACCGTGACCCGCCCGGGGCTGGTGCTGGCGGTGGGTGAGCCGGCCATCAACCCGGTGCCACGGCGCATGATCAGCGAACACCTGCAACGCCTGGCGGACGAATGCAGCTACTCCGGTGGCTTCGAGGTCACGGTCAATGTGCAGGGCGGCGAGCAACTGGCCCTGAAGACCATGAACCCGCGCCTGGGCATTCTCGGCGGGCTGTCGATCCTCGGCACCAGCGGCATCGTGCGGCCGTTTTCCTGCGCGGCCTACATCGCCTCGATCCACCAGGGCATCGACGTCGCCCACACCAACGGCTACACGCATATCGCCGCATGCACCGGCAACGCCAGCGAAGACACCATGCGCCGCGTCTATGGCCTGCCGGAAATAGCCCTGATCGAAATGGGCGACTTCGTCGGTGCGGTGCTCAAGCACCTGCGCAAGGTGCCGGTGCCACGCCTGACCCTGTGCGGCGGTTTCGGCAAGATCAGCAAACTGGCTGCCGGGCACATGGACCTGCATAGCCGCCACTCCAGCATCGACCTGCCGCAACTGGCCGGCTGGGCAGCGGACATCGGCGCCGACGAGGCGCTGCAAGCATCGATCATTACTGCCAACACCAGCCAGCAGGCCCTGGCACTGGCCCATGCAGCCGGCATCCCCTTGGGTGACGCGGTGTGCGCCCACGCCCTGGCCTTCGCCCGCAGCGTGGTGCCAGCGCAGGTGCAGGTGGAAGTGTTCGCCATCGACCGCCAGGGTGGCATCGTCGGCCGGGCGGGTGTGCAATGA
- a CDS encoding DUF2946 domain-containing protein, protein MPPRRHIAWIACLAVLFNLLAMPLSSAAPKGPAEQLLWGAFCSSMANKAKVDVQALAKIDLGPQTDDSASMMNCWCCSGAAPLLALPGYPPQLHNPPILLAGLLPPPADYHATPRQLWPALNPRASPLA, encoded by the coding sequence ATGCCCCCACGTCGGCACATCGCCTGGATAGCCTGCCTTGCAGTGCTGTTCAACCTGCTGGCCATGCCGCTGTCTTCCGCCGCGCCCAAGGGCCCGGCCGAGCAGCTGCTGTGGGGGGCCTTCTGTTCCAGCATGGCCAACAAGGCCAAGGTCGACGTCCAGGCCCTGGCCAAGATCGACCTCGGCCCGCAAACCGACGACAGCGCCAGCATGATGAATTGCTGGTGCTGCTCCGGTGCCGCGCCACTGCTGGCCCTGCCCGGTTACCCGCCGCAGCTGCACAACCCGCCGATACTGCTCGCCGGCCTGCTGCCGCCACCCGCCGACTACCACGCCACGCCGCGCCAACTCTGGCCGGCGCTCAATCCCCGTGCCTCTCCGCTGGCCTGA
- a CDS encoding SPFH domain-containing protein encodes MTSLIVVVAIALFVLITVFKGVRIVPQGEEWVVERLGRYQSTLKPGLNIVIPYMDVVAYRLPTKDIILDVQQQEIITRDNAVIVANALCFAKVVDPQKASYGVQDFSFAVTSLTMTSLRAIVGAMDLDEALSSREQIKARLREAMSEQTEDWGVTVRSVEIQDIKPSENMQLAMERQAAAERERKADVTRAEGAKQAAILEAEARLQAARLDAEAQISLAEASARAITLVKDAVGNETVPAMYLLGERYVGAMENLAGSSNAKVVVLPADLQETVRGLMGRNKA; translated from the coding sequence ATGACCAGCCTCATCGTCGTCGTCGCCATCGCCCTGTTCGTCCTGATCACCGTGTTCAAGGGGGTGCGCATCGTGCCCCAGGGCGAGGAATGGGTCGTCGAGCGCCTGGGCCGCTACCAAAGCACCCTCAAGCCCGGCCTGAACATCGTCATCCCGTACATGGACGTGGTCGCCTACCGCCTGCCGACCAAGGACATCATCCTCGATGTGCAGCAGCAGGAAATCATCACCCGGGACAACGCGGTGATCGTCGCCAACGCCCTGTGCTTCGCCAAGGTGGTCGACCCGCAGAAGGCCTCCTATGGCGTGCAGGACTTCTCGTTCGCCGTCACCAGCCTGACCATGACCTCGCTGCGCGCCATCGTCGGCGCCATGGACCTGGACGAAGCGCTGTCCAGCCGCGAGCAGATCAAGGCACGCCTGCGCGAGGCGATGTCCGAGCAGACCGAAGACTGGGGCGTGACCGTACGCTCGGTGGAAATCCAGGACATCAAGCCCTCGGAGAACATGCAACTGGCCATGGAGCGCCAGGCGGCAGCAGAGCGTGAGCGCAAGGCCGACGTGACCCGAGCCGAAGGGGCCAAGCAGGCGGCGATCCTGGAAGCAGAAGCACGCTTGCAGGCTGCCAGGCTGGATGCCGAAGCGCAGATCAGCCTGGCCGAGGCCTCGGCGCGGGCGATTACGCTGGTCAAGGACGCGGTCGGCAACGAGACCGTGCCGGCGATGTACCTGCTGGGCGAGCGCTATGTGGGGGCGATGGAGAACCTGGCGGGCAGCAGCAATGCCAAGGTGGTGGTGCTGCCGGCGGACCTGCAGGAGACCGTGCGTGGGCTGATGGGCCGCAACAAGGCTTGA